A genome region from Triticum aestivum cultivar Chinese Spring chromosome 2B, IWGSC CS RefSeq v2.1, whole genome shotgun sequence includes the following:
- the LOC123041538 gene encoding probable aldo-keto reductase 3 has translation MAAAPVVVPRMKLGSQGLEVSAQGLGCMGMSAVYGERKPEQDMIALLRHAVAAGVTFLDTSDIYGPHTNELLLGKALQGGAREKAQLATKFGITPAREVRGDPAYVRAACEGSLARLGVDCIDLYYQHRIDKNVPIEITMGEIKKLVQEGKVKYVGLSEASATTIRRAHAVHPITAVQLEWSLWSRDVEEDIIPTCRELGIGIVAYSPLGRGFLSTGPKLVDTLPEDDFRKNLPRFQPENMEKNAAIFERVSEMATKKGCTSSQLALAWVHHQGSDVCPIPGTTKVENFSQNVRALSLQLKAEEMAELESYAAMDAVHGDRYHNAYLMNLNTWKDSETPSLSSWKAT, from the exons ATGGCTGCTGCTCCGGTGGTCGTGCCGCGCATGAAGCTGGGCTCTCAGGGGCTGGAGGTCTCGGCGCAGGGCCTCGGCTGCATGGGCATGTCCGCTGTCTACGGCGAGCGCAAGCCCGAGCAGGACATGATCGCGCTCCTCCgccacgccgtcgccgccggcgtCACCTTCCTCGACACCTCCGACATCTACGGCCCCCACACCAACGAACTCTTGCTCGGCAAG GCGCTGCAGGGAGGGGCGAGGGAGAAGGCCCAGTTGGCCACGAAATTCGGCATCACGCCAGCCAGGGAGGTCCGCGGCGACCCGGCGTACGTGCGGGCGGCGTGCGAGGGcagcctcgctcggctcggcgtcGACTGCATCGACCTCTACTACCAGCACCGCATTGACAAGAATGTTCCCATCGAGATCACG ATGGGTGAGATCAAGAAACTAGTCCAGGAAGGAAAGGTGAAATACGTCGGGTTGTCGGAGGCCTCGGCGACGACAATAAGAAGGGCACACGCAGTTCATCCCATCACGGCCGTTCAGCTGGAGTGGTCTCTCTGGTCAAGAGATGTTGAAGAAGATATAATCCCAACTTGCAG AGAACTTGGCATTGGAATTGTGGCGTACAGTCCACTAGGCAGAGGTTTTCTATCCACTGGACCTAAACTGGTGGACACATTACCAGAGGACGATTTTCGCAAG AATCTCCCAAGATTCCAACCCGAGAACATGGAGAAGAATGCGGCAATATTCGAGCGTGTGAGCGAGATGGCTACAAAGAAGGGTTGTACGTCGTCGCAGCTCGCGCTGGCTTGGGTTCACCACCAGGGAAGCGATGTGTGCCCCATACCTGGCACAACCAAAGTTGAGAATTTCAGCCAGAATGTGAGAGCACTGTCTTTGCAGCTCAAGGCTGAGGAGATGGCTGAGCTGGAGTCGTACGCCGCCATGGATGCTGTCCATGGTGATCGGTACCACAACGCGTATCTGATGAATCTAAACACTTGGAAGGACTCTGAGACCCCTTCCCTGTCATCCTGGAAAGCCACGTAA